One stretch of Mesobacillus jeotgali DNA includes these proteins:
- the cysK gene encoding cysteine synthase A, which translates to MVRIANSITELIGQTPIVKLNRLVDEQSADVYLKLEYMNPGSSVKDRIALAMIEDAESKGNLKNGDTLIEPTSGNTGIGLAMVAAAKGYKAILVMPETMSMERRNLLRAYGADLVLTPGPEGMGGAIRKAEELAKENGYFMPQQFENEANPSIHEQTTGPEIVEQMGDQLDAFIAGIGTGGTITGAGKVLREKYKDIKIVAVEPTDSPVLSGGKPGPHKIQGIGAGFVPGVLDTNVYDEIIKVENEQAFDYARRAAKEEGILGGISSGAAIYAALETAKKLGKGKKVLAVIPSNGERYLSTPLYQFEN; encoded by the coding sequence ATGGTACGTATTGCAAACTCCATTACTGAGCTGATCGGCCAGACACCAATCGTAAAATTGAACAGACTTGTTGATGAGCAAAGTGCAGATGTATACCTAAAGCTTGAATATATGAACCCTGGCAGCAGTGTTAAGGATCGTATTGCCCTTGCGATGATTGAGGATGCCGAATCAAAGGGTAACCTGAAAAACGGGGATACGCTCATTGAACCAACAAGCGGCAATACCGGCATCGGACTTGCGATGGTAGCGGCTGCAAAGGGCTATAAAGCAATTCTCGTCATGCCTGAGACTATGAGCATGGAGCGTCGGAACCTGCTGAGAGCCTATGGAGCTGACCTCGTATTGACTCCTGGTCCTGAAGGAATGGGCGGAGCTATTCGCAAGGCAGAGGAGCTCGCTAAGGAAAATGGTTATTTCATGCCTCAGCAGTTCGAGAATGAAGCCAACCCTTCCATCCATGAACAAACGACTGGACCAGAAATCGTCGAGCAGATGGGTGACCAGCTTGATGCGTTCATTGCTGGCATCGGTACAGGCGGAACCATCACCGGTGCAGGGAAAGTCCTCCGTGAAAAATATAAGGATATCAAGATTGTTGCTGTAGAACCGACAGACTCACCGGTTTTATCAGGAGGAAAACCAGGTCCTCACAAGATTCAGGGAATCGGAGCAGGCTTCGTGCCTGGCGTTCTTGATACCAATGTATATGATGAAATCATCAAGGTGGAAAATGAACAGGCATTCGATTATGCCCGTCGTGCGGCTAAAGAGGAAGGTATCCTTGGCGGAATCTCTTCTGGTGCAGCGATTTACGCTGCACTCGAAACAGCAAAAAAACTAGGCAAGGGCAAAAAAGTCCTCGCCGTGATTCCGAGCAATGGCGAACGCTACCTGAGCACACCGCTTTATCAATTTGAAAACTAA
- a CDS encoding anthranilate synthase component I family protein, translating to MPHYSIQSLTIPYTASRFFHQYDHIAQQYKEHVILESGRGGRYSIAAFKPEITFSGKDHKLTIFQKGKTTILEGNPLEIMKQELEVFQMPEVEGLPDFQGGAIGYISYDYARYIEKLPQLAKDDSGIPEVYFQVFLEWFVFDHLTETLWIMALNESGQEQQTKDRLSEWQKRWKAEVPVSNAETLDKHAADELHVSMDEANFIQAVERVQQYISQGDVFQVNLSVRQSKPIEKEALEVYRQLRRLNPSPYMGYLHTEDFQLVSGSPELLAKVKGSEVSTRPIAGTRSRGRTNEEDLQLASELINNEKERAEHVMLVDLERNDLGRVCKYGTVEVNEFMVIEKYSHVMHIVSNVRGELAEGETWFDVVNATFPGGTITGAPKIRTMEIIEELEPVRRGPYTGSLGWIGFNGNMELNIIIRTMLVKDRMAYVQAGAGVVIDSIPANEYKESLKKAIALWKAKELAEGNA from the coding sequence TTGCCGCATTACAGCATTCAATCACTAACAATTCCATATACAGCTTCACGTTTTTTTCATCAATACGATCATATTGCCCAACAATATAAAGAGCATGTCATTCTTGAAAGCGGCCGGGGCGGGCGTTACAGCATCGCCGCGTTCAAACCGGAGATTACTTTTTCAGGGAAAGATCATAAATTAACGATTTTCCAAAAAGGGAAGACAACGATTCTCGAGGGAAATCCACTTGAAATAATGAAACAGGAACTAGAGGTTTTTCAAATGCCCGAAGTTGAGGGGCTGCCTGATTTCCAGGGAGGGGCGATTGGCTATATCAGCTATGATTACGCCCGCTATATTGAAAAGCTACCGCAGTTGGCAAAGGATGATTCCGGTATACCAGAGGTTTATTTTCAAGTTTTCCTGGAGTGGTTTGTGTTTGACCACCTAACGGAAACCTTATGGATCATGGCGCTGAATGAATCCGGACAGGAACAACAGACAAAGGATAGGCTGTCAGAATGGCAAAAACGCTGGAAGGCAGAGGTGCCAGTGTCTAATGCTGAGACATTGGACAAGCATGCTGCAGATGAGCTGCATGTATCCATGGATGAAGCAAACTTTATCCAGGCAGTGGAGAGGGTCCAGCAATACATTTCACAGGGAGATGTCTTCCAGGTCAATTTATCAGTACGGCAGTCCAAGCCGATTGAGAAAGAAGCTCTTGAAGTGTACAGACAGCTGCGAAGGCTGAATCCGTCCCCGTATATGGGTTATTTGCATACTGAAGACTTCCAGCTCGTCAGCGGCTCGCCTGAACTTTTAGCAAAAGTGAAAGGTTCCGAGGTCAGCACTAGGCCGATTGCCGGGACAAGATCGAGGGGCAGGACGAATGAGGAAGATTTGCAGCTCGCCAGCGAATTGATCAATAACGAGAAAGAACGGGCTGAGCATGTCATGCTTGTCGACCTAGAACGAAATGACCTTGGCAGGGTGTGCAAATACGGTACTGTCGAAGTAAACGAATTCATGGTGATTGAAAAATACTCACATGTCATGCATATTGTTTCGAATGTCAGGGGAGAGCTGGCAGAAGGTGAAACTTGGTTCGATGTTGTCAATGCGACCTTCCCGGGCGGTACGATTACCGGTGCCCCAAAGATAAGGACTATGGAAATCATTGAGGAACTCGAGCCGGTGAGGCGCGGGCCATATACCGGATCGCTGGGCTGGATTGGTTTTAACGGCAATATGGAACTGAACATCATTATTCGTACCATGCTTGTCAAGGACAGGATGGCATATGTTCAGGCAGGTGCCGGCGTTGTGATCGATTCGATTCCTGCAAATGAATACAAAGAATCCTTAAAGAAAGCCATCGCTTTATGGAAGGCGAAAGAGCTCGCGGAGGGAAACGCATGA
- the pabA gene encoding aminodeoxychorismate/anthranilate synthase component II, translating to MILMIDNYDSFTYNLVQYLGEMGEELKVIRNDQTSIKGIAELEPKFLMVSPGPCSPNEAGISLEAIKNFAGKTPIFGVCLGHQSIAQVFGGDVVRAERLMHGKTSMVYHDGKTIFEGVENPFPAARYHSLIVKRDTLPDCLEVSAWTEEGEIMAVRHKTLPVEGVQFHPESILTTPGKQLLRNFIAHYNKAKEVSL from the coding sequence ATGATTTTGATGATCGATAATTATGATTCTTTCACATATAATCTGGTTCAATATTTAGGTGAGATGGGAGAAGAACTGAAGGTCATCCGCAATGACCAGACTTCCATAAAGGGAATAGCAGAGCTGGAGCCGAAATTTTTAATGGTATCCCCTGGCCCGTGCAGTCCTAATGAAGCTGGCATTAGCCTGGAGGCTATCAAGAATTTTGCCGGCAAAACACCCATCTTCGGAGTTTGCCTTGGCCATCAGTCTATTGCCCAGGTGTTTGGCGGAGACGTGGTCCGTGCAGAGCGGCTCATGCATGGGAAAACATCAATGGTCTATCATGACGGCAAGACCATTTTCGAAGGAGTGGAAAACCCTTTCCCTGCAGCACGTTATCATTCACTCATCGTAAAAAGGGATACCCTTCCTGACTGCCTTGAAGTCTCAGCTTGGACAGAGGAAGGGGAAATCATGGCGGTACGCCATAAAACCCTGCCCGTAGAAGGTGTCCAGTTTCATCCTGAATCAATTTTAACGACGCCGGGTAAACAGCTGCTTCGGAACTTTATTGCTCATTATAATAAAGCTAAGGAAGTAAGTCTGTAA
- the pabC gene encoding aminodeoxychorismate lyase, producing the protein MYIYINGSYADSNEAAISPFDHGFLYGLGVFETFRVYNGHPFLLDDHLERLNGSLRILNIEAEFTRTETVGILEGLLAKNSLRDAYIRFNISAGNGEIGLRTESYREPNVIAFAKPLPPAGDMNEKKAVLLDLRRNTPEGDVRLKSHHYLNNVLAKREAGPAMDTEGIFLNNEGFLAEGIVSNLFWYREGILFTPSVDTGILDGVTRKFVIELARTAGIEVREGFYKKEEAEAADEIFLTNSIQEIVPVTSFAGKSFPGKSGGAVKRLYQRYEVQRGTLWSRRQLIGGLAND; encoded by the coding sequence ATGTACATTTATATTAACGGCAGTTATGCGGATAGCAATGAGGCCGCGATTTCCCCGTTTGACCATGGTTTTTTATATGGTTTGGGAGTTTTCGAAACCTTCCGGGTATACAATGGACATCCGTTTTTGCTGGATGATCACTTGGAGCGGCTGAATGGCAGTCTGCGTATCCTGAATATCGAAGCTGAATTTACACGCACGGAAACGGTCGGAATCCTGGAAGGTCTTTTAGCGAAAAACTCTCTACGGGATGCATATATCCGCTTTAATATATCCGCGGGCAATGGTGAAATTGGTTTGCGGACGGAAAGCTACAGGGAGCCAAATGTCATCGCTTTTGCCAAGCCTTTGCCCCCGGCAGGTGATATGAATGAGAAAAAAGCAGTGCTGCTTGATTTGAGGCGGAACACTCCAGAAGGGGATGTCCGTTTGAAATCACATCACTATCTGAACAATGTGCTGGCCAAGCGTGAAGCAGGCCCCGCAATGGATACGGAAGGCATCTTTTTAAATAACGAAGGTTTCCTGGCAGAAGGAATCGTCTCAAATCTTTTCTGGTATCGGGAAGGAATCCTTTTCACCCCGTCGGTCGATACCGGTATTTTGGATGGAGTGACACGCAAGTTCGTCATCGAGTTGGCCCGTACAGCGGGCATTGAGGTACGTGAAGGCTTTTACAAAAAAGAAGAAGCGGAAGCAGCTGATGAAATATTCCTGACAAACTCGATACAGGAAATAGTTCCCGTCACTTCTTTTGCAGGTAAAAGTTTTCCTGGGAAATCAGGCGGGGCGGTTAAAAGATTATACCAACGATATGAAGTACAGCGTGGAACGCTATGGAGCAGAAGACAATTGATTGGAGGGCTCGCAAATGATTAA
- the folP gene encoding dihydropteroate synthase: MIKAGPYTLDYTNETLIMGILNVTPDSFSDGGKYNHIENAVAHAKQMIEDGAHILDIGGESTRPGHERISDEEEISRVVPAIEAITKELQIPISIDTYKSKVAKSAVEAGAVIINDIWGAKEDPEIADVAAETGVPIILMHNRKDRNYSHFIRDVLNDLYESITIAKKAGVRDEQIILDPGIGFAKDLSQNLEMMRHLDTLVSLGYPVLLGTSKKSMIGGVLDLPVSERTEGTGATVCFGIQKGCQIVRIHDVKEMSRMAKMMDAMMGKGEFGG, from the coding sequence ATGATTAAAGCTGGTCCATATACATTGGATTACACTAATGAAACGTTGATTATGGGAATTTTAAATGTCACCCCAGATTCTTTTTCAGATGGAGGCAAGTATAACCATATTGAAAATGCTGTGGCCCATGCAAAACAGATGATCGAGGACGGAGCGCATATCCTGGATATCGGCGGCGAATCAACGAGGCCTGGCCATGAGCGCATTTCAGATGAAGAGGAGATCAGCAGGGTAGTACCTGCAATCGAGGCAATCACAAAAGAACTGCAGATTCCGATTTCAATTGATACCTATAAATCAAAGGTCGCCAAAAGCGCAGTCGAAGCCGGAGCAGTGATCATCAACGATATTTGGGGAGCAAAGGAAGACCCCGAGATTGCTGATGTTGCAGCTGAAACAGGTGTGCCGATCATCCTCATGCATAATCGTAAGGACCGTAATTATTCTCATTTCATCAGGGATGTACTGAATGATTTATATGAAAGCATCACGATAGCCAAAAAAGCAGGCGTCAGGGATGAGCAAATTATCCTTGACCCGGGTATCGGATTTGCAAAAGACTTATCACAGAACCTGGAGATGATGCGCCATCTGGATACTCTAGTGTCCTTAGGTTATCCTGTGCTGCTGGGCACCTCGAAAAAATCGATGATTGGCGGCGTGCTCGACCTCCCTGTTTCTGAAAGAACAGAAGGGACAGGTGCGACAGTATGCTTCGGGATCCAAAAAGGCTGTCAGATCGTCAGGATCCATGATGTGAAAGAAATGTCGAGGATGGCTAAAATGATGGATGCTATGATGGGAAAGGGTGAATTTGGTGGATAA
- the folB gene encoding dihydroneopterin aldolase — MDKIHVNQMEFYGYHGVFPEETRLGQRFAVDLTVELDLSTAGKSDELENSINYADLYQVCKDIVEGKPFKLVEAIADKIAGTILDRFSLVEACHVKVIKPDPPIPGHYKSVAVEITRSR; from the coding sequence GTGGATAAAATACATGTCAATCAAATGGAGTTTTACGGATACCACGGTGTGTTTCCTGAAGAAACAAGGCTTGGACAGCGTTTTGCAGTGGATTTGACGGTGGAACTGGACCTCTCGACAGCAGGAAAAAGTGATGAACTTGAGAATTCCATTAACTACGCCGATTTATATCAAGTATGCAAGGATATCGTTGAAGGCAAACCATTCAAGCTTGTAGAAGCCATTGCGGACAAAATCGCCGGCACCATACTGGACCGGTTTTCGCTCGTAGAAGCATGCCATGTAAAGGTCATCAAGCCGGACCCGCCAATCCCTGGACATTACAAATCCGTCGCAGTCGAAATCACAAGGAGTAGATGA
- the folK gene encoding 2-amino-4-hydroxy-6-hydroxymethyldihydropteridine diphosphokinase produces the protein MENKAYIALGSNVGDRFGYLTQAIILLESHEMITVVNTSSVYETDPVGYTDQDQFLNMAIQVETNLSPFELLDTCLRIELKLGRKRQIKWGPRTLDLDILLYNQENIETEKLTIPHPRMSERAFVILPLLEMDPSITLPTMREPLKNCLLSIPDREGVRIWKQKNGEDVFALIES, from the coding sequence GTGGAAAACAAAGCATATATTGCGCTCGGGTCCAATGTGGGTGACCGATTTGGTTATCTAACACAAGCCATCATCTTACTTGAAAGTCATGAGATGATTACTGTGGTAAATACTTCATCCGTCTATGAGACAGACCCGGTGGGCTACACAGATCAGGATCAATTCTTGAATATGGCAATCCAGGTAGAGACAAACCTTTCACCCTTCGAACTGTTGGATACTTGCCTGCGAATTGAATTGAAGCTTGGGAGAAAGAGGCAAATAAAATGGGGGCCGAGAACTTTGGACCTTGACATTTTGCTGTATAATCAAGAGAATATTGAAACAGAGAAGCTTACAATTCCGCACCCTCGGATGAGTGAACGCGCATTTGTAATCCTTCCATTGCTTGAAATGGACCCAAGTATCACGCTCCCAACCATGAGGGAGCCGCTGAAAAACTGTCTACTAAGTATACCGGATAGAGAAGGAGTACGAATATGGAAGCAGAAAAATGGGGAAGACGTATTCGCGCTTATCGAAAGCTGA
- a CDS encoding helix-turn-helix domain-containing protein, which yields MEAEKWGRRIRAYRKLKGYTQEGFAKELGISVSVLGEIERGNRMPDERLITRIANFLDVGLDELTPQ from the coding sequence ATGGAAGCAGAAAAATGGGGAAGACGTATTCGCGCTTATCGAAAGCTGAAGGGTTACACTCAAGAAGGCTTCGCAAAAGAGCTTGGCATTTCCGTATCGGTCCTTGGTGAAATCGAACGGGGAAACAGAATGCCTGATGAAAGATTGATTACCAGAATCGCAAATTTTTTGGATGTTGGGTTGGATGAATTAACGCCACAATAG